The Actinocatenispora sera genome has a window encoding:
- a CDS encoding SanA/YdcF family protein gives MSRLPAPLRRWLRPRRLIALCLAGLMLVAVLLGGSVGWVRLRADGHLYYSAAAAPRAPVALVFGAEVYPDGSPSPFLAGRLELARQLFVAGKVRALLVTGDHRRWRYDEPDAMRAWLVDHGVPMERIVTDYAGFDSYQSCARAKRIFGVRRALVVSQDFHIPRATALCRSVGIDADGVGDTGQHRWDAYPRNWVREQFADVKAIYSMVVRPDPEFLGRREHGVDRAVR, from the coding sequence ATGTCGCGACTGCCCGCTCCACTCCGTCGCTGGCTGCGGCCGCGGCGGCTGATCGCGCTCTGTCTTGCCGGGCTGATGCTGGTCGCCGTGCTGCTCGGCGGTTCGGTCGGCTGGGTGCGCCTGCGCGCGGACGGCCACCTGTACTACTCGGCCGCGGCGGCGCCGCGCGCACCGGTGGCGCTGGTGTTCGGCGCCGAGGTGTACCCGGACGGCTCCCCGTCACCGTTCCTGGCCGGCCGGCTGGAGCTGGCCCGCCAGCTGTTCGTGGCGGGAAAGGTCCGCGCCCTGCTCGTCACGGGCGACCACCGGCGGTGGCGCTACGACGAGCCCGACGCGATGCGCGCCTGGCTGGTCGACCACGGGGTGCCGATGGAGCGGATCGTGACCGACTACGCCGGCTTCGACTCGTACCAGTCGTGCGCGCGGGCGAAGCGGATCTTCGGCGTGCGCAGGGCGCTCGTCGTCTCGCAGGACTTCCACATCCCGCGGGCGACGGCGCTGTGCCGGTCGGTCGGCATCGACGCGGACGGCGTCGGTGACACCGGCCAGCACCGCTGGGACGCGTACCCGCGCAACTGGGTCCGGGAGCAGTTCGCCGACGTGAAGGCGATCTACAGCATGGTCGTGCGGCCCGATCCGGAGTTTCTCGGCCGCCGCGAACACGGCGTCGACCGCGCCGTGCGCTGA
- a CDS encoding MFS transporter: MPALGAYRALFAATGPRLPVLSFLARLPNAMGPLGVLTLLVATTGSYSAAGIATAALGVGAAFGGPAVGALADRYGQRPVGLVAALVDAAGYAGLVAAALLHGPASLVTALATVAGLATPQVGPFMRVRWVHLLRARGKLVPTAFSYEGAVDETSFVAGPALVGLCALMFPPAVPLLIAAALLVVAGLAFALHPTAPAPVAVSGSAAPRARLPRRTVLGLVLAMAALGAIFGGTQTGVTALAGSIGRPGSAGLIYAVLGVGSATAGLATAWLPARFRYPARYLVFAAALAVAVTALLTISGPAGAIAAMAVLGLLVAPYLITVYALAERIAPPGRTATVLTLLAAGIVAGVALGAGLAGTLADRYGFRGAFAVPVAAGLIALLLAATAYRRLARTSAGLVAPGVAAGDSAPRRPESLVEA, from the coding sequence GTGCCCGCCCTGGGTGCCTATCGTGCGCTGTTCGCTGCCACCGGCCCGCGGTTGCCGGTGTTGTCCTTCCTTGCCCGGCTGCCCAACGCGATGGGCCCGCTCGGCGTGCTCACCCTGCTGGTCGCCACCACCGGGTCGTACTCGGCGGCCGGCATCGCGACCGCCGCGCTCGGCGTGGGCGCCGCGTTCGGCGGTCCCGCGGTCGGTGCCCTCGCCGACCGGTACGGCCAGCGGCCGGTGGGGCTGGTCGCCGCGCTGGTGGACGCCGCCGGGTACGCGGGGCTCGTTGCGGCCGCCCTGCTGCACGGCCCGGCGTCGCTGGTGACCGCGCTCGCCACCGTCGCCGGCCTGGCCACCCCGCAGGTCGGGCCGTTCATGCGGGTCCGCTGGGTGCACCTGCTGCGCGCTCGCGGGAAGCTGGTGCCGACCGCGTTCTCGTACGAGGGCGCGGTCGACGAGACGTCGTTCGTCGCCGGCCCGGCGCTGGTCGGGTTGTGCGCGCTGATGTTCCCGCCGGCGGTCCCGCTGCTGATCGCGGCGGCGCTGCTGGTGGTGGCCGGGCTGGCGTTCGCGCTGCACCCGACCGCGCCGGCCCCGGTCGCGGTGTCGGGGTCCGCCGCGCCGCGGGCCCGGCTGCCGCGGCGGACGGTGCTGGGTCTGGTCCTCGCGATGGCCGCGCTGGGCGCGATCTTCGGCGGCACCCAGACCGGAGTCACCGCACTCGCCGGCTCGATCGGCCGGCCCGGCTCCGCCGGGCTGATCTATGCGGTACTGGGCGTCGGCAGCGCCACCGCCGGCCTCGCCACCGCCTGGCTGCCGGCCCGGTTCCGTTACCCCGCACGGTATCTGGTGTTCGCCGCGGCGCTCGCGGTCGCGGTCACCGCGCTGCTGACGATCTCCGGGCCAGCCGGTGCGATCGCCGCGATGGCCGTCCTCGGCCTGCTCGTCGCGCCCTACCTGATCACCGTGTACGCGCTGGCCGAACGGATCGCGCCGCCCGGCCGCACCGCGACGGTACTCACCCTGCTCGCCGCGGGCATCGTCGCCGGCGTCGCGCTCGGCGCCGGGCTCGCCGGTACCCTCGCCGACCGGTACGGGTTCCGCGGCGCCTTCGCCGTCCCGGTCGCCGCGGGCCTGATCGCGCTGCTGCTGGCGGCCACCGCGTACCGCCGCCTGGCCCGCACCTCGGCCGGCCTCGTCGCGCCAGGAGTTGCGGCCGGCGACTCGGCACCACGCCGCCCCGAGTCCCTGGTCGAGGCGTGA
- the ehuD gene encoding ectoine/hydroxyectoine ABC transporter permease subunit EhuD — protein sequence MNHTIWDWSVVEDVIPLLLKGFVVTLLATVVGSVIAILLGLLLAMARRVPARFVRVPVRAFVEFVRSTPLLVQLFTVYVLLPSLSPFVIGASVLGIHYATYMSEVYRAGIDGVPKGQWEAATALSMARGRTWQAVILPQAVRNVLPALGNYIISMFKDTPFLAVITVHEMVFEAQEYGSDHFRYLEVFTLAAAIFLIASYPTSLLVRRLENRLGH from the coding sequence GTGAACCACACGATCTGGGACTGGAGTGTCGTCGAGGACGTCATTCCGCTGCTGCTCAAGGGTTTTGTGGTCACGTTGCTCGCCACCGTGGTCGGTTCGGTGATCGCGATCCTGCTCGGACTGCTGCTGGCGATGGCGCGCCGGGTGCCAGCCCGGTTCGTCCGGGTGCCGGTCCGCGCGTTCGTCGAGTTCGTCCGCAGCACCCCGCTGCTGGTGCAGCTGTTCACGGTGTACGTCCTGCTGCCGTCGCTGTCGCCGTTCGTGATCGGCGCGTCGGTGCTCGGCATCCACTACGCCACCTACATGTCGGAGGTGTACCGGGCCGGCATCGACGGCGTCCCGAAGGGACAGTGGGAGGCGGCGACGGCGCTGTCGATGGCGCGCGGCCGGACCTGGCAGGCGGTCATCCTGCCGCAGGCCGTCCGCAACGTCCTCCCGGCCCTGGGCAACTACATCATCTCGATGTTCAAGGACACCCCGTTCCTCGCGGTGATCACCGTGCACGAGATGGTCTTCGAGGCCCAGGAGTACGGCTCGGACCACTTCCGCTACCTGGAGGTCTTCACGTTGGCGGCGGCGATCTTCCTGATCGCGAGCTATCCCACGTCGCTGCTGGTACGAAGGTTGGAGAACCGCCTTGGCCACTGA
- the ehuC gene encoding ectoine/hydroxyectoine ABC transporter permease subunit EhuC → MGIFFKQLGESAGNIGSAALITVEATVLGAILALALAFILGLLARSRHLVVRGIARTIIEFFRGTSLYVQLFWLYFALPVLGFQISSALLCAVIAFGLNFGAYGAEVVRGAINAVPQAQWEGATALNMSSFQRMRLVILPQAWIGMIPPFNNLLIQLLKSTPLLSLITVADLTFEGQQLRAATGQTALSYLFLLVVYFILAYIFTLLMNALESVAKARLGRGAGLRGLFRLREADPTGQSVGLGTGVGRAM, encoded by the coding sequence ATGGGAATCTTCTTCAAACAGCTCGGCGAGTCCGCGGGCAACATCGGTTCCGCTGCCCTGATCACGGTCGAGGCCACGGTGCTCGGCGCCATCCTCGCGTTGGCGCTGGCCTTCATCCTCGGCCTGCTGGCCAGGTCGCGTCACCTCGTTGTCCGGGGCATCGCCCGGACCATCATCGAGTTCTTCCGCGGCACCTCGCTGTACGTGCAGCTGTTCTGGCTGTACTTCGCGCTTCCGGTGCTGGGCTTCCAGATCAGCAGCGCGCTGCTGTGCGCGGTGATCGCGTTCGGCCTCAACTTCGGCGCGTACGGCGCCGAGGTGGTGCGCGGCGCGATCAACGCGGTGCCGCAGGCGCAGTGGGAGGGTGCCACCGCGCTGAACATGTCCTCGTTCCAGCGGATGCGGCTGGTGATCCTGCCGCAGGCGTGGATCGGCATGATCCCACCGTTCAACAACCTGTTGATCCAGCTGTTGAAGTCGACCCCGTTGCTGTCGCTGATCACCGTGGCCGACCTGACCTTCGAGGGCCAGCAGCTGCGGGCGGCGACCGGGCAGACGGCCCTGTCCTATCTGTTCCTGCTCGTCGTCTACTTCATCCTGGCGTACATCTTCACGTTGTTGATGAACGCGTTGGAGTCGGTGGCGAAGGCGCGCCTGGGGCGCGGCGCCGGATTGCGCGGCCTGTTCCGCCTGCGTGAGGCGGATCCGACCGGTCAGAGCGTCGGTCTCGGAACGGGTGTGGGGAGAGCGATGTGA
- a CDS encoding GntR family transcriptional regulator has product MPRESTVDLIAARLRQAIFEGTLPAGAPLGEAELAEQLGVSRGPLREAAQRLVQERLLTTTRRRGLAVVSMDAAAVADVYLARTAVECAACRVVLRDNAVDRTVRTLRRVHQRMVRANKRRDAHAVGDTDIEFHQALVDAAGSPRLSASIATLLIETRLCTYSLDREFRVRADMPDSHAEIIDAVEARDEAALLAVVERHMAEAARRLTAPTKVDTISSPAPAAPRPLDPLELPLDD; this is encoded by the coding sequence GTGCCTCGCGAGTCCACTGTGGATCTGATTGCCGCCCGGCTGCGGCAGGCCATCTTCGAGGGCACCCTGCCGGCCGGTGCCCCCCTCGGCGAGGCCGAACTGGCCGAACAGCTCGGCGTCAGCCGTGGCCCGCTGCGCGAGGCGGCCCAGCGGCTGGTGCAGGAGCGACTGCTCACCACCACCCGCCGCCGCGGCCTCGCCGTGGTCAGCATGGACGCCGCCGCGGTCGCCGACGTCTACCTCGCCCGTACCGCCGTCGAGTGCGCGGCGTGCCGGGTCGTGTTGCGCGACAACGCGGTCGACCGCACCGTGCGCACCCTGAGAAGGGTCCACCAGCGGATGGTCCGGGCGAACAAGCGACGCGACGCGCACGCCGTCGGCGACACCGACATCGAGTTCCACCAGGCGCTGGTCGACGCGGCCGGCAGCCCCCGACTGTCCGCCAGCATCGCCACCCTGCTGATCGAGACCCGGCTGTGCACGTACTCGCTGGATCGCGAGTTCCGGGTCCGCGCCGACATGCCCGACTCGCACGCCGAGATCATCGACGCGGTCGAGGCCCGGGACGAAGCCGCACTGCTTGCCGTCGTCGAGCGGCACATGGCCGAGGCGGCCCGCCGGCTCACCGCGCCGACCAAGGTCGACACCATCTCCAGCCCGGCCCCCGCGGCGCCGCGACCGCTCGACCCGCTGGAACTCCCCCTCGACGACTGA
- the ehuB gene encoding ectoine/hydroxyectoine ABC transporter substrate-binding protein EhuB, which translates to MTDNSRWSRRTLLRSAAVGGGLLTVPGLLAACSRTQTGTGESKESTLDKIKKQGFVTIGFAGEQPYGFKQGDNLVGEAPTLHKKIFSELGVKDMRGVLTDFNSLIPGIKANRFDVVSAGMAITPERCKEVIFSEPEFVGATALLVKKGNPKHLTDLKAVAKAGATVGVLQAAVEKSFSTAAGVKSGNIKEFAKQQDGLDALVAGRIDAFALTDISLRWLANINKGKPVEVTPSFQPKLDGKPQSSAGGAVFRTADTELRDAFNKELKKITSDPTQYTSLIGKYGFTKVNVPPATLTTASLCEG; encoded by the coding sequence GTGACGGACAACAGTCGGTGGTCTCGTCGTACGCTCCTTCGCTCCGCCGCGGTCGGTGGCGGGCTGCTCACCGTGCCGGGCCTGCTGGCCGCGTGCTCGCGCACCCAGACCGGCACCGGTGAGTCGAAGGAGAGCACTCTCGACAAGATCAAGAAGCAGGGCTTCGTCACCATCGGTTTCGCGGGTGAGCAACCGTACGGGTTCAAGCAGGGCGACAATCTCGTCGGCGAGGCGCCGACGCTGCACAAGAAGATCTTCAGCGAGCTGGGCGTCAAGGACATGCGCGGCGTGCTGACCGACTTCAACTCGCTGATCCCGGGCATCAAGGCGAACCGGTTCGACGTGGTCAGCGCCGGTATGGCGATCACGCCGGAGCGGTGCAAGGAGGTCATCTTCTCCGAGCCCGAGTTCGTCGGCGCCACCGCGCTGCTGGTGAAGAAGGGCAACCCGAAGCACCTCACCGATCTCAAGGCGGTCGCCAAGGCCGGCGCCACCGTCGGAGTGCTGCAGGCCGCCGTCGAGAAGAGCTTCTCCACCGCGGCCGGGGTCAAGTCCGGCAACATCAAGGAGTTCGCGAAGCAGCAGGACGGGCTGGACGCGCTGGTGGCCGGTCGGATCGACGCGTTCGCGCTGACCGACATCTCACTGCGCTGGCTGGCGAACATCAACAAGGGCAAGCCGGTCGAGGTGACCCCGTCCTTCCAGCCGAAGCTGGACGGCAAGCCGCAGAGCAGCGCCGGCGGCGCCGTGTTCCGCACCGCCGACACCGAGTTGCGGGACGCGTTCAACAAGGAGCTGAAGAAGATCACCTCCGACCCGACCCAGTACACCTCGCTGATCGGCAAGTACGGCTTCACCAAGGTCAACGTGCCGCCGGCGACCCTGACCACCGCCTCGCTGTGCGAGGGCTGA